A single uncultured Fibrobacter sp. DNA region contains:
- a CDS encoding metal ABC transporter permease: MPELIEKLSFYLDFPFVRYAIIVGVLVSLCSSLLGVTLVLKRYSYIGDGLSHVAFGALSIAAVLKITNNMLLILPVTVAVAVLLLCTGKNARIKGDAAIAMVSVGALAIGYLLMNLFSTSANISGDVCTTLFGSTSILTLRVEEVYLCVALSIAVLAVFILFYHKIFAITFDENFAQATGVNTTIFNLLIAVIVAVIIVLAMNLVGALLVSALVVFPSLSAMRVFKSFFAVTVAAAIISVVCSLIGIIVAILAGTPVGSTIVAADIVAFGIFYSISLIQGRGA, translated from the coding sequence ATGCCAGAACTCATAGAAAAGCTTTCGTTCTACTTGGATTTTCCATTCGTCCGCTACGCGATTATCGTAGGCGTTCTCGTGTCGCTCTGCTCGTCGCTATTGGGCGTGACCTTGGTGCTCAAGCGCTACTCCTACATCGGCGACGGCCTTTCGCATGTGGCCTTCGGAGCACTCTCCATTGCAGCCGTCCTCAAGATCACGAATAACATGTTGCTCATCTTGCCGGTAACGGTCGCCGTGGCGGTACTCCTGCTGTGTACAGGAAAGAATGCGCGCATCAAGGGCGACGCAGCGATCGCAATGGTTTCGGTCGGCGCACTTGCCATCGGTTACTTGCTAATGAACCTATTCTCCACATCGGCAAATATCTCGGGCGACGTGTGCACGACCCTTTTTGGCTCTACCTCGATTTTGACGCTCCGCGTAGAAGAAGTCTACCTGTGCGTTGCGCTCTCGATTGCAGTCCTCGCCGTATTCATCCTTTTTTACCACAAGATTTTTGCCATCACTTTCGACGAGAATTTTGCGCAGGCGACCGGAGTCAACACGACGATTTTCAACTTGCTGATTGCAGTCATCGTCGCAGTCATCATCGTACTCGCCATGAACCTGGTGGGTGCCCTCCTGGTGTCCGCCCTGGTGGTATTTCCGTCGCTTTCGGCCATGCGCGTATTCAAGAGTTTCTTTGCGGTAACGGTCGCTGCGGCCATCATCTCGGTCGTATGCTCGCTCATCGGAATTATCGTTGCCATTCTTGCGGGGACTCCCGTGGGTTCGACCATCGTAGCGGCAGACATTGTGGCATTCGGTATCTTCTATTCCATCAGCCTGATTCAGGGCAGAGGAGCATAA